A single genomic interval of Chitinophaga sp. 180180018-3 harbors:
- a CDS encoding DUF695 domain-containing protein, with amino-acid sequence MHKDYRPDWDIYTCHIEESPAVIGLDLDLRRFAPLKEKPNAIYISVYLNHPREDGFPQNDEFAMMGEIEDSLVEQLQSKLDAHFVGRTFSNGVRDFYFYAGTTLLHDKYITDAMVKFPEYRYDYGVKEDNNWELYFDFLFPDVYEFQRIQNRKVLRMLRQHGDISEKERPIEHWIHFRSEEDKTAYWEHIKENGFALTRDEKTDNPEFPFKLCISRSDRADEAAIDNVVMSLWELAQQVNAEYDGWETSIMK; translated from the coding sequence ATGCATAAGGATTACCGACCGGACTGGGATATTTATACGTGCCATATTGAAGAAAGTCCAGCTGTAATAGGCCTTGACCTTGATCTGAGACGATTTGCGCCATTGAAGGAAAAGCCTAATGCCATATATATAAGTGTGTATCTCAACCATCCACGTGAAGACGGATTCCCGCAGAATGATGAATTTGCCATGATGGGAGAAATCGAAGATAGCCTTGTGGAACAGTTACAGTCGAAGCTGGATGCTCACTTTGTGGGGCGGACTTTTTCCAATGGTGTACGTGATTTTTATTTTTATGCAGGCACTACGTTACTGCATGATAAATACATTACAGATGCGATGGTAAAGTTTCCTGAATACCGTTATGATTATGGTGTGAAGGAAGACAATAACTGGGAACTGTATTTTGATTTTCTGTTCCCGGACGTATATGAATTTCAGCGAATACAAAACCGGAAAGTGCTGCGTATGCTGCGGCAGCATGGCGATATTTCTGAAAAGGAGCGCCCGATAGAGCATTGGATACATTTCAGATCGGAGGAAGACAAGACAGCTTATTGGGAACATATTAAAGAAAATGGTTTTGCGCTTACCCGCGATGAGAAAACCGATAATCCGGAATTCCCGTTCAAGTTATGTATTTCCCGTAGCGACAGAGCGGATGAAGCAGCCATCGACAATGTGGTGATGAGCTTGTGGGAATTGGCCCAGCAGGTCAATGCGGAATATGATGGATGGGAAACCTCTATTATGAAATAG
- a CDS encoding nitronate monooxygenase, translated as MEWKNELTRLLGINYPLIQAPMLGITTPAMVAAVSNSGGLGSLPVGGLSPERVTALIREVKALTPQPFAVNLFTYEPAVSYERKTFDDMQDFLQSLYKAHHITAARISFDEVPYHSWRDQLPAVLAAGIKHISFTFGMPDAEGFRMLKEHGVILMGTATSVAEAVALKEAGSNVIVAQGIEAGGHRGSFLPGELPRIGTMALVPQVADRVRVPVVATGGIMDGRGVLAARALGAAGVQMGSVFLRSHESLATPAHKAALAGITDTDTLLTRAFSGRWARGVRNAFITAVDASGLEISGYPYQDVLTQAGRKAAREQDNPELFNMWAGQAAGKARAWSTADIFAEIVREAGSSPAIV; from the coding sequence ATGGAATGGAAGAATGAGCTGACCCGCCTGCTGGGTATCAATTATCCCCTGATACAAGCGCCGATGTTGGGAATTACAACACCTGCCATGGTCGCAGCTGTAAGTAACAGTGGTGGGCTGGGCTCACTGCCGGTAGGTGGTTTATCGCCGGAGAGAGTAACAGCCCTGATCCGGGAAGTGAAGGCACTCACCCCGCAACCCTTTGCCGTTAATCTGTTTACCTATGAACCGGCCGTATCTTACGAACGCAAAACTTTCGACGATATGCAGGACTTCCTGCAGTCGCTTTATAAGGCCCATCATATCACGGCGGCCAGGATCAGCTTTGATGAAGTGCCTTATCATTCCTGGCGGGATCAGCTGCCCGCGGTGCTGGCAGCGGGTATTAAGCATATCAGTTTCACGTTCGGAATGCCTGATGCTGAAGGATTCCGGATGCTGAAAGAACACGGCGTTATACTAATGGGAACGGCCACCTCTGTAGCTGAGGCGGTGGCGTTGAAAGAAGCGGGGAGTAACGTTATTGTGGCACAGGGAATTGAAGCAGGTGGTCACCGGGGAAGTTTTCTGCCCGGAGAACTTCCCCGGATCGGGACGATGGCATTGGTACCCCAGGTGGCAGATCGGGTAAGGGTACCCGTTGTAGCCACAGGCGGTATCATGGACGGCAGGGGAGTGCTCGCAGCCAGGGCATTGGGTGCTGCCGGTGTTCAGATGGGCAGCGTTTTTCTGCGTTCGCATGAAAGCCTCGCCACACCTGCACATAAAGCCGCACTCGCCGGTATAACGGATACGGATACACTATTAACCCGCGCTTTTTCCGGACGCTGGGCAAGAGGCGTACGCAATGCATTTATTACAGCCGTAGATGCTTCCGGGCTGGAGATCAGTGGTTATCCGTATCAGGACGTGCTTACTCAGGCAGGTCGTAAAGCTGCCAGGGAACAGGATAATCCTGAACTTTTCAATATGTGGGCCGGACAGGCAGCCGGCAAAGCCCGGGCCTGGAGTACTGCAGATATTTTCGCGGAGATAGTGAGAGAAGCTGGTAGCTCGCCGGCCATTGTATAG
- a CDS encoding FdhF/YdeP family oxidoreductase, whose amino-acid sequence MDNAENPIRFTGIRLSHPKTTAAGIPAVISGMKHILEEMNAFRGMKALLELNQKDGFDCPGCAWPDPDNERSGIAEYCENGAKAVAEEATTKKLTPDFFAQHSIAELGALTDYEIGKKGRIAQPMYLAAGATHYTPVSWEKAYGIITGHLRQLTVPDEAVFYTSGRTSNEAAFLYQLMVREFGTNNLPDCSNMCHESSGVALTDALGIGKGSVTLDDIHHAEVIIILGQNPGTNHPRMLTALQKAKENGAVIIAVNPLPETGLLNFLNPQTVKGVLNIRTHLTDIFLQVKINGDMALLKAIALLLLQEDEKAPGSVFDHEFMAAQTEGAAAYLDHLRTLNIHELIAASGVDHVLVEQAAQALLHKRRIIACWAMGLTQHKNAVDTIREVVNLLLLKGSVGKPGAGTCPVRGHSNVQGDRTMGIYEQPSAAFLDKLHEVYGFAPPRQHGYDVVAAIHAMHRGHAKVFIGMGGNFLSATPDTLYTATALRNCRLTVHVSTKLNRSHLVHGREALILPCLGRSDKDIVQGEQQFVTCENSMGVIQMSKGNLHPISDELKSEPVIVCELAASLLGSSSTVPWAEYAQHYDRIRDDIEKVIPGFDDYNKRVRHPGGFYLPNNAREGRFNTSSGKALFNIAPVSITPLAADEYMMMTIRSHDQFNTTIYGLDDRYRGIYHERRVILMNPADIAAGGFHAGDIVDLFNYHNHSERVAQGFIVVAYSIPERCTATYFPETNVLVPVDSVADKSNTPTSKLVIIKIKPSNIKN is encoded by the coding sequence ATGGATAATGCAGAGAATCCCATACGGTTTACCGGTATCCGGCTTTCACACCCCAAGACCACTGCAGCGGGGATCCCCGCCGTGATCTCCGGCATGAAACATATCCTGGAGGAAATGAATGCCTTCCGCGGGATGAAAGCATTGCTGGAACTCAATCAGAAAGATGGTTTCGACTGCCCCGGCTGCGCCTGGCCCGATCCCGACAACGAACGCTCCGGCATCGCCGAATATTGCGAGAACGGCGCCAAAGCTGTTGCTGAAGAGGCTACTACCAAAAAGCTGACGCCCGATTTCTTTGCACAACATAGCATAGCCGAATTGGGCGCACTCACCGATTACGAAATAGGTAAAAAAGGCCGCATAGCCCAGCCTATGTACCTGGCAGCCGGCGCTACTCACTATACACCTGTCTCCTGGGAAAAAGCGTACGGAATTATTACTGGTCATCTCCGGCAGCTAACTGTTCCCGATGAAGCAGTATTCTATACTTCCGGGCGTACCAGCAACGAAGCTGCTTTTCTCTATCAGCTAATGGTCAGGGAATTTGGTACCAACAACCTGCCCGACTGCTCCAATATGTGCCACGAATCCAGCGGGGTGGCCCTTACCGACGCGCTGGGCATCGGTAAGGGCTCTGTGACGCTCGATGATATCCATCATGCGGAAGTGATCATCATTCTCGGGCAAAATCCGGGTACCAACCATCCCCGCATGTTGACGGCCCTTCAGAAAGCCAAGGAAAACGGCGCCGTAATCATCGCGGTAAATCCACTTCCCGAAACCGGTTTACTGAATTTCCTGAATCCTCAAACGGTAAAAGGCGTGCTGAATATACGCACACATCTTACTGATATTTTTCTGCAGGTAAAAATCAATGGCGACATGGCACTGCTGAAAGCCATTGCACTGCTGTTGTTACAGGAAGATGAAAAAGCGCCAGGGTCCGTATTTGACCACGAATTTATGGCAGCTCAGACGGAAGGCGCCGCTGCCTACCTCGATCATCTTAGAACACTTAATATCCACGAATTGATTGCTGCCAGCGGCGTTGATCACGTACTGGTAGAACAGGCCGCACAAGCGCTGCTTCATAAACGCAGGATTATCGCCTGCTGGGCCATGGGACTTACCCAGCACAAGAATGCAGTAGACACGATCCGTGAAGTAGTGAACCTGCTATTGCTCAAAGGCAGCGTGGGCAAGCCCGGCGCCGGCACCTGCCCTGTCAGGGGGCATAGCAACGTTCAGGGCGACCGCACCATGGGCATCTACGAGCAACCCTCCGCAGCATTCCTCGACAAACTACACGAAGTATACGGTTTTGCTCCACCACGCCAACATGGCTACGACGTAGTAGCTGCCATCCATGCCATGCATCGGGGCCATGCAAAAGTTTTCATTGGCATGGGTGGAAATTTCCTTTCCGCTACTCCCGACACGCTATACACCGCCACGGCGCTGCGCAACTGCCGGCTTACCGTACACGTATCTACGAAGTTAAACCGCAGTCACCTCGTACATGGTCGGGAAGCACTGATCCTGCCCTGCCTGGGCCGTAGCGATAAAGATATTGTACAGGGCGAACAACAATTCGTTACCTGCGAAAACTCTATGGGCGTCATTCAGATGTCGAAAGGTAATCTGCATCCCATCTCTGATGAACTGAAAAGTGAGCCGGTGATTGTCTGCGAACTGGCTGCCAGCCTGTTAGGTAGCAGCTCCACTGTACCCTGGGCAGAATATGCACAACACTATGATCGTATCCGCGATGATATTGAAAAAGTTATTCCCGGATTCGACGATTATAATAAAAGAGTACGGCACCCCGGAGGGTTCTATCTTCCGAACAACGCCAGGGAAGGACGTTTCAACACTTCTTCCGGTAAAGCACTTTTCAATATCGCACCGGTTAGCATTACTCCGCTGGCGGCCGACGAATATATGATGATGACCATCCGCAGCCACGATCAGTTTAACACCACCATCTACGGTCTCGATGATCGTTACCGGGGCATCTACCACGAAAGAAGGGTGATCCTCATGAATCCCGCCGATATTGCAGCCGGCGGCTTCCACGCAGGCGACATCGTGGACCTGTTTAACTATCATAATCATTCCGAACGCGTGGCGCAGGGATTCATTGTGGTAGCCTACAGCATTCCGGAAAGATGCACCGCTACCTATTTTCCGGAAACGAATGTATTGGTGCCGGTCGACAGTGTTGCAGATAAAAGTAATACGCCCACTTCTAAACTGGTGATCATCAAAATAAAACCGTCAAACATAAAAAATTAA
- the fdhD gene encoding formate dehydrogenase accessory sulfurtransferase FdhD produces the protein MTNAVVYTLVKKVAGAGITEASDLLAAEEPLEIRLVHGPSHNRRLQHIAVTMRTPGQDQELAAGFLYTEGIITNSNDISEIIITGDNTATVHLAPGTQPRLGGTQRNFTATAACGVCGKTAIDDIHTGVNVIASDFTFPAEKLFGLPGILRGEQALFERTGGLHAAALFNPNGELLLLREDIGRHNAVDKLVGTALVQQLLPLKQCVLLLSGRAGFELIQKAAMAGIPVIAAIGAPSGMAVKMAQQWNITLAGFLKDQHFNIYSAAERISFTSNPHPHG, from the coding sequence GCCGAAGAGCCACTGGAAATAAGACTGGTTCACGGACCTTCGCATAATCGCCGGTTGCAACACATTGCTGTTACTATGCGTACACCCGGACAGGATCAGGAACTGGCCGCCGGCTTTTTGTATACTGAAGGCATTATTACCAACAGTAATGATATCAGCGAAATAATTATTACGGGAGATAACACCGCAACAGTTCATCTGGCGCCCGGTACCCAGCCCAGGCTTGGGGGGACACAACGGAACTTTACCGCTACTGCCGCCTGCGGCGTATGCGGTAAAACTGCGATCGATGATATTCATACAGGCGTTAACGTTATAGCATCTGACTTTACTTTTCCGGCAGAAAAACTATTCGGCCTACCCGGCATATTACGTGGCGAACAGGCGTTATTCGAGCGCACCGGTGGATTGCATGCTGCGGCCCTGTTTAACCCGAACGGCGAGCTACTGCTGCTCCGGGAAGATATAGGCAGACACAATGCTGTCGATAAACTCGTTGGAACAGCCCTTGTACAACAACTGCTTCCGCTTAAGCAATGCGTGCTGCTGCTAAGCGGACGCGCTGGTTTTGAGCTCATACAAAAAGCGGCCATGGCGGGTATTCCCGTGATTGCTGCCATAGGCGCGCCTTCCGGCATGGCCGTGAAAATGGCGCAACAATGGAACATCACTTTAGCCGGCTTCCTGAAAGATCAGCACTTCAACATCTACAGTGCTGCTGAAAGAATCAGTTTCACCTCAAATCCTCATCCACATGGATAA